A stretch of DNA from Glycine max cultivar Williams 82 chromosome 18, Glycine_max_v4.0, whole genome shotgun sequence:
CTAtaaatattattctaaaattaatataaaaaaataatttcttttttatatcatttcctttatatatttatcctccattataataaattactctaacattttattttaattttcagtaATAGTTGTATATTAGTTACATCTAATTATGTAATTTGCAAGAAGGAAGTTataaccaccaccaccacaaatCTTGTCACTGTTTCTGATACTTAACGCAACACATCACCGAACACTACCCACTCAACTCACTCCAACCATGGCGTCGTGGTGGTGCTCCTCTCCCTCCGCCACCCTCACcgtctccaccaccaccacccgcCACTTCTCTCTCCTTTCTCACACTTCCCAATTTCGCATCCAAACCCTCACATTCCCACCTTCCTCCTTTACTCGCTTCACCACCGCTCCACCTTCGCTCCGATTTAGGGTTCCATGCTCCAACAAAACCGCCTTCGAAACCGAGCTTCCGGAGGACGGCGTGGATTGCGTGGGAACAGGCCAAGACGTGGAATGCCTCGTTAACACGGAAGAGAAACAATCGGAACCATCATcatcgtcatcatcatcatcatcatcgtcatcGATGCTGTGTCTCGCGGAAGCGCTGTGGGAAGGGGCGGTGTTGGTGTCGCCGTTCTTCTTCTGGGGCACGGCCATGGTGGCGATGAAGGAAGTGCTTCCCAAATGCGGTCCTTTCTTCGTTTCCGCTTTTCGCCTCATTCCGGCGGGGTTTCTTCTCGTCGCATTCGCCGCTTCCAGAGGAAGAACTCTCCCCTCTGGCTTCAACGCTTGGCTTTCCATCACCCTCTTCGCTCTCGTCGATGCCGCGTGCTTTCaggtccttcttcttcttcttcacattTCACTTGCTGTATTTACTTTACCTGAATGCAATGCTCATTGGTTTGAACTTTAATTGATTCATTGTGACAGGGTTTTCTTGCAGAAGGGTTGCAAAGGACTTCAGCTGGTTTGGGCAGCGTATGTTGGTGcttattttcttaatcaattttaCTATTATTAGTAGAGTCTACTTTTCACATATTGTCAACCAGAAAACCTATATAAATTTGACTTCTGAAGTagtaattgtaattaaagttaTCAATTTCACCTTACATGGCAATCTATGGTTAGAAGATTTAAAATTCataccaaaattattttttgattagttaACAATATACTAGTAAACTTTTACGTGCATATTAAACTCTatagtaattataataatagtaatgataATAATAGACGGCATAAGTTTAATATGGAAACTAGTGAATTTTTTCTCTGTAAAATGCTGCGAGGGGAATTTGTTTTGAGCGAACTTTGTGTTGATTCAAACTCTACTTTTCAAGTCTGAGTAATTATTGTTGCTTGCCTTGATTATCTACCGTGGGTGGATATATTGCAGGTTATAATTGATTCGCAGCCTTTGACTGTGGCTGTACTTGCGGCTTTGTTATTTGGTGAGTCAATCGGAGTTGTTGGAGCTGCTGGGCTTGTACTTGGTGTCATAGGACTTGTACTGCTCGAGGTAAACTTAAATTCTAACCAAAAATCAGTAAATCAATTATCGTACCCTTTAAAGCACAACCCAAAATTAGCAGTTGAATTCTTATCTGTTTCATTTAGAAGGATACGATTTGCAATTGTTACCACCATCCAGAAGATTCATACAATTACctaatttattctcttttttgtaattttgaaatatacaatttatatttcaaaattacattATTACAGTATTATGTATTATGCATTACAGTTTTAGTAATGCAAGCACTGATGATTTTGTTGCAGTTACCTGCCCTATCATTTGATGAAAGCAACTTCTCACTATGGGGAAGTGGTGAGTGGTGGATGCTACTTGCAGCTCAGAGTATGGCAATTGGCACGGTCATGGTCCGGTGGGTCTCCAAGTACTCTGACCCTGTCATGGCTACTGGATGGGTGTGCTTCAAATCTCCTTTTGACTCTAgtctttgttattatttaaataccTATTATGAAACTTAACTGAATGATTGTGTGTTAATGTGTCATATTGCCTCTTTGCATTATCAGTTTTAAACCGTACAACATGGCAATTTTGGTAAACTATGAATTTGGATATGCTAGACTTTATGGTTCATGATTATAGTTGCAGATGTGTCtagaatatcatatattttaacaataagTTTGTATCTGAAACTAGTGAAATGGATTGTATAGGTCTTATATTCGTATCTTATTGATTATttcatcaaaaataaataaaaatattgttatctaagaaaaaaagaggaaatgaCTGGCAAATGGAGGAAGCTATATAGCAGATGATATTATGGTTTAACACTGTATAAGCTTATGGCTCAAAACTTTACACTTTTTCCGTTGCAGCATATGGTTATTGGTGGTCTCCCACTTGTGCTATTCGCAGTTCTTAACAATGACCCCGCAGTGAGTTTGAGTCTCAAAGAGTACAGTTCGACTGATATATTGGCACTCCTCTACACATCCATTTTTGGAAGCGCAGTCAGCTATGGTGTGTTCTTTTATAGTGCAACTAAAGGTCTGTATGTCTCTCCTTCCatgatcttttcctttttttttcttcttcgccaatgattttctttttatggtCACATGAAATATACAAATCCCAGCTTCCATGTTAAGTCCAAAATGGTTCATTTCTTCTTCCATATTGTAATCACTGTGTTATTGATGCATCTTTAGCTTTAATTTGTTTGCATACAGCTTTGaagtttctttttgtttttcaaattccATATTGATCCCATGTACCATATTGATATAGCATTTGTGTTGCACTGCAGGTAGCTTGACCAAGCTCAGTTCACTTACGTTTTTGACCCCAATGTTTGCTTCAATTTTTGGGTAAGGCTGCTTGACAGTGGGATAGACTCAGGATTTTCAAGCAATTTCAAGTCCTTAAGGAGAAAAAAGTGACCTTTTTCAACTATAAAAATTTTGGAAAGAATAACAATCCAGTGACATTTTCTCTAGCAATtgacatttttcaaatttcatgtTTATGTATCTTCCTGAAGACCTTTGTATGACTCACACTTTACTTTGGCATTTCAGGTTTCTCTATCTTGGTGAGACCTTCTCTCCTGTACAACTAGTTGGGGCCTTAGTCACTGTGGCTGGAATATACATGGTTAACTTCAGAAGCACATCTGAATGAATTGTCATTTTTGCCTGGTTCTTTCAACCTAATCCAATGGAAAACAACTCTGGGAATTAGATGTTTTCCATGAACTCAAATTGGGAACGATAAAAGCAAGTTTGGACATGGAGAGGAGAAATTGCAGTGATATACAACTTGGAGCCCTTGTGCTCATGCTAGTGtaaatacaattttgttttgttagttAATTTAGGCCTCGAGCCTCTTCCTATGCAATATATACCAAAAACTTGAAGTTACCTGGGCAGAACACAAGCCTTATATCGGAATAAATTGTTTCCGTAAAGGTTTTTTTGTTGTATAAAATGGCTTAAGTGATTATGACTgaacaaaatgtatatattatgACTGTTGATGGCAAGTTTCGAGTATAATGAATCTGTTGTGAAAGAAATATACAGATCGGGCCGATGTCTATATTGAGCATAAGATCAAGAAGGAAGTTCTATACTTGTCATATAGTGTGACTATTGTCtattggtagaataaaatatgtTGATAATAGTATGTGCAATTAGGATGCTGCGATGCTACTgctatttaatcaaaatataattatataattattgaacTAATTAGTTTATGAGTACAAGCTGTAGAGTACTCGATCAATTATAATATGTTATAGCTGttgtaatatttataaaatgaaacaaactcATTAATTGCATGATTAAGCTGCACTAATCAAAATCAACAACTGCGAtgctaatttataaaatattgcaTTGCAGCAAACCAGGACTAGTTAAGTCTTTACACTAAAATGCAGAAATGCTGCGCCAACCAGAAGTCAATTGCAACATAATCGTTGGCGAGAGACCCCAAGATTTTAGATTGTAGAACACTACTACAACCGTACTAGactttgtttaataatttatttgacgaACCTGATTTTATTTCCAATTTCCATTTGGAAACTGTAACATATACCAATGCCTGACCATTCTTTTAAGTGTGTCTGAGTTGGTATAAATGGAGCTAAAAGCATGACTGATCGATCACCCTATTTATGCAATTCCAATTTGAAGAAATAAAGACCATAAAGCTAAAAGTGAAGAGAAGTGGCAAGTATTGTTAATATGGATCTTAATTGAATGAGAACTGGTTGCAAAGTGTGCAACTCCAAACAGAAGCAGTTAAACTCATGGAGTATTTAAGATACAAGAAGGAGAATCCATTCAACAAAGCAACATCTATGTGGATGCAGCTGCTGTAACAACAGGTCTGTTGTGAAGAACTTTATTGGCGCCAAGCCTGCCATGCCCTATTCCACTCCCATGCTGATGATGATCACACTCTCTCCTTTGGCTGTTCAATTTCTTCTTGGCTTCACCTGCGTCAAGCCCCGCTTCAGATGCCACCCTCCCTTCCAAGCCCAATTTCTGGCCTTCCTCTTTGGAGTAGTTCGATCTTGAAGTCCAGCAATCTTTTGATTCAACAGAACTTGGTTCCCATGATGAAGAAGAAACACCCCAGCGCTGTTGACCACTACTGACAGTGAAGCTGTTGCTTCCCGAAGACTCTTGGTCATCCATGTCCACCCCACCAAGCAAACCACCCCTATTCACTGTCACATACTTGTGCAAGCTTTGTTCCATCACATCATCATCATTGAATAATAACATTGATTCTACAACCGGGTCCTCGGCATCTGGCTCCCTTTTTCCATAATCGTGGGTAGTCAATGAAACATTGTAGTCATTCCTGCTACACTGAAAAGCCAGTGGACTTCTCCTGTCTTCTGCACCGCAGAAATTTAAGCCGGCGTTAGAGTTGAGATCAGCAACAGCTTCGAGGATAGAGCAAGCTTTGGTGACACATGCTGGGAGAGAAACAGGTGGTGTGTTCTTCTGATGGAAATTCTGGATGTCTTCAAGCAGCAGTGAAGCATAGGACTGTGGAGGATTCAATAGAGCTTCAGGGTTGAGGTCTAAGTCCCGCGATTGCCTCGAAGATCTGCTTCTTGTTAATGTATAGGGTGGTTTTAGGTTGTCAACTCCTGGTGGTACCATTGTTTTCACAACAACATTATCAGTAATTGAAGACTGCACTTTCACATCTTCCTCTTGTTGCACCTTTGTCTTGCAATTTACATTCATTCCCTTGTCCAATGCAGTTCTGCTGCCGTTTGTTTTCTACAATAAGGAAAAACACCATTGAATTGAATAATTTACATTAATCACATCAATAAGACTAATCAATCAATTACTAAACATGacaattcaaatcttaaaagcTGATAAATTGTGAaccaaatactaaaagagtgAACAATACCTGATTAGCTTCTGTTTCAAATTCCTTTTTGGGTCTGTTTTGCACCTTGCTGCTGCTATTATTGGCTGTTGAATGTGGAAAAGCAAGGGAGTTAGGTTCAATCTCACTCAATGGATTTCTTTTGTAAGGTGATTGTTCTGCTTTCCTTGAATTGCTGCGGCTAAGGGATGGCTGCTGCTGATTCTCATTGAAAGCTTTATTACCACTTGCAGCATTCCCATTTGCTCTTGCTGGCGACTGCGACCGCGGAGAGGCAGCACCCACATTTCTCTTCACTGTGATCCTCTTGATGCCAGTGGTTGCTCCAGATTCTccaccaccgccaccaccaccaTTATTGTTACTCTTATCCATCACCAGTGATGAAACAGTGGCAGGAACAGAAACCATCTTCCCAGGCCTAGAACTAGTGTTGCTGCAATTGTTGTTTCTTGCATTGGAAGGTGTGGTGTTCTCTGATGACCTTCTTCCAGGAGATCTACTCACTCTCCTCTCCCTGCTGCTTGACCTTTGCTGCTGTTCCCTTTCCCTGCTTGGTGTTCTTCTTCTCCTTTCCTGAGAAGAAGAAGGCCTTCGGCTCGGAGACTGGCGTTGCCGTGGCCGTTGCTGGTGCCTCTCCTCCTCACACAGATCACTGTTGCTCTCATTGGCATTGGCCTTCTTTGAGTCATCATCATTGGAAACGGTGTCATTGTCACAGTGGTCAAAATCATAGCTTCTCTTTGAGCCTGAGTACCTTCTTCTGTGTTCACCagaagcagcagcagcagcattcCCTGAAGAGCTTCTGCTGAGTCTCCCACACTGGATGAGAATTGCATCCACCTCTTCTTTGGTGCAGCTTGAAGTCCTCACTCCTACAACACCCATGTTTGTGGATGGTGTTGGGGCAGTTTTATCAGCCATTGATTCTTCAGTGAAAGATGGGGATTTGGAATTGGAGTTTCTCTCTCTATCATCATGGCTCTTCCTGTGCTTGATGATGAATATCTCCTTTTTCACATGCCCTTCAGGTTCTGGCACTGTCTCATGCTTCTCTTCCACTTTCTTAGAATTGTCCTTGTTCAGTTTCACTTCTGGGGCAGTTTCAGTTTCCACTTTGGGTTTGGAAACAGTGACACCACTAACAGAAGGAGGATTGTTCTTCAGCTCAGGCACAGCAACATGTGCTGTGGAAGAAGCTGACTTGGTTGCTGTAGAAGAAGACCCTTTCTTCTTACTCAAACATGCACCCATGGAATTTTGAAGGAGAGATAGTAGAAGGAAAATGGAAGGTGAAAAAGGtgttaagaaagaaagaagaggagAATGGAATTGCAAATAGAGGGGAATGTGGTGTGGAACGCAGCCCAAGAATcaatttttaatagtaaaagaTTGTTAGCTTTTTATTAGTAGTGACAATGAAagacaaaaaattcaaaatttgaaatacaGAGCGGGCTGGAATTCTGCAACACTACACAGATCCGTTAAAGGGTCAAGTTGTGTTGTCTGACCCAGCTGACCCCACAAAGTCACtaactttattaatttcataataacataatgtcttcttttttttttttttaccatagaTGGATACCCCATACGGCAAGGAAAAAGAGTAACGCACGCCCGGAATTTATACATCCAGGGTCaaatttaggttttttttttatcaaaaattaaattttaattattaattgttaatttttttatatcaatgtcAAGTTGAATatgtagttaattaattattatttttatttatgagaataaaaaatagtatcaaaatatttataataaataacacaTTCTGTTcaactaactaaattaatttttttaattaattaattacgtatacttttaatatatatatatatatatatatggggttAATTCTATAGTTAAAAgtaaatgaatatttaatacTATATAGAAAATATGGTTGATTGTCTTGTAAGTTATTAAAAGTAAATGAACATAATTGCATTTAGTTATGAATGTGGTTAATAGTgaaatgatgtagaagaaaTATCTAATGTGATGAATTTTGTCTCACAAGCATATAATAGTGTCATTAGATTATTAACTATCACATATAGTCACTAAATCTAGTTAGCTTTACCTCAtaaatgttaataataaataaagaattatatacaatttttaatGAGGTAAATAGTATAATTGAGGTTATTAAAATGAGATTAATAATATTAACCACATCGATAACaatatacaattatattcatttacCTTTGATTACTTATGAACTaacattaaaaacattaaacatttttatatataataatcatcTACTCGGGCAGATGTCAGGCGGATACTTACAAATGTaaaataatcaatcaaataCAAAGTAATAAATGACATTTTGCATGCTCTTCTTAGTTCTTATTGTCTTCATTCAAATTTGTACAAcggatatatttattttgatcaaCAAAAATTTACCGGTGTTATAGTTTATGTTGGCTAAAGAAACCAGCAACAATGGCTATACTTTCTGGAATTTTGTGATGTACCAGAATGTTTCCACCCACCAAGTTTACCAACAAATCTAGAAATTGCATCTACCAACCAGTCAAATGCAACAGGTACAAGAACGCCTGAAAGAAAGTACAGTCAAACTTCAAATtactaaaataatgaaaaacacTGAACTTTAACCAAATGTCTACCTACTCCAACCAATAgcccttgaatcttgattatgCAGTTTACTcttaatttgtttaaacttaaaaaaataattttgaaataaatattttttaaagaaacaaataaaatttacttcttaaaataaataaatacaacattttttaagtaaaaataatttagacaaatacactaaaaaaatagaaaactatttatttcattaaaataaacgcttattttaacaaataaaaaaacaaactggCCCCTAATCTCAGATTATActttatgaaattattatacGAAGCATTCACATTTTTACTGCACCTGAATACTCAACCAAAAACCACACTGCAAATACAATGcctcaaacaaaatatttaatgaaaacataaaacatcAATCTACACAATCTCAACTATTTTAGTGAAACAAAAAAATCCAACTGTGGCATTATTTTAGCCCAGCGAAGAAGACACAGTTACTATCCGCATGTCACAATGGAGCTGTAACCGCGAGCCTGCAGTATACAGCCATGAGCATAAGAGTTTTGCATGGTTCCGTGTGGTTAGGCCGAGCTAATCTTCATTGGTCATCAGGAAAGGGATGCATAACTTGACCCAGCAAACAGCAACAACACACAAATGCATCAAGGTGAACCTACTCCAGGGAAGAGTTCTGATATTTTATTGAAGACATCCATAACCTGCAATGTTTTAAAGAGGAAAAAGCAATCATCAGATAAAACATTCAACAGCCAAATCTTTAAAAATTGacaatatttatattcataagGAATTATTGATAGAGAGTAATTATATCATAGCTTTATTCTTTAGAGACGTAGTAAAACATGCAAATTCAAACCACCAGCACCACCTGTAGTCTCATTGataaccattaaaaaaaaaaaaaaatcacctaacACAAACCTGAAACTAATTACAACTAGAGAACCTATGCATGCCGAAGAGCAAACAGGAAACAAAGGGAGAGAAAACCAAACTCGGTAAAGTACACTCCTCCAGGTAGGACAAAATTGAAGTCAGAGAAGTATCAACATACCTCCTTATCATTTTGGTATTTAGTAATATTCATTGGATTCTGCGAACACTGCAGCCACAAGAGACGAAATCAGAGCAGAGTTTTGATATGTAAGACCAATAAAGTAGTTAAATTAGAACATACATCCATGATAGCTGCTTGAACTCTAGGATTTTGAAATGCCATTGCAACCTCAGGATTGGCCATAATCTTTGAAATGACTTCTTCTGGAGAAAGCCCAATTTGATCTGgtgaaagtaaaaatatattcagaAAAGACCAGAAGTGGAAAGAAAGATTCATACTTAGGCTCTTTAAAATATACATGATATTATCAaagataaaattcaataaactaaACCCTAGAGACAAGAAGAAACTGATGAAATGTACTACTagcataaaaagataaattagtcAGCAAAGTATAGCA
This window harbors:
- the LOC102667523 gene encoding uncharacterized protein At1g65710; the encoded protein is MGACLSKKKGSSSTATKSASSTAHVAVPELKNNPPSVSGVTVSKPKVETETAPEVKLNKDNSKKVEEKHETVPEPEGHVKKEIFIIKHRKSHDDRERNSNSKSPSFTEESMADKTAPTPSTNMGVVGVRTSSCTKEEVDAILIQCGRLSRSSSGNAAAAASGEHRRRYSGSKRSYDFDHCDNDTVSNDDDSKKANANESNSDLCEEERHQQRPRQRQSPSRRPSSSQERRRRTPSREREQQQRSSSRERRVSRSPGRRSSENTTPSNARNNNCSNTSSRPGKMVSVPATVSSLVMDKSNNNGGGGGGGESGATTGIKRITVKRNVGAASPRSQSPARANGNAASGNKAFNENQQQPSLSRSNSRKAEQSPYKRNPLSEIEPNSLAFPHSTANNSSSKVQNRPKKEFETEANQKTNGSRTALDKGMNVNCKTKVQQEEDVKVQSSITDNVVVKTMVPPGVDNLKPPYTLTRSRSSRQSRDLDLNPEALLNPPQSYASLLLEDIQNFHQKNTPPVSLPACVTKACSILEAVADLNSNAGLNFCGAEDRRSPLAFQCSRNDYNVSLTTHDYGKREPDAEDPVVESMLLFNDDDVMEQSLHKYVTVNRGGLLGGVDMDDQESSGSNSFTVSSGQQRWGVSSSSWEPSSVESKDCWTSRSNYSKEEGQKLGLEGRVASEAGLDAGEAKKKLNSQRRECDHHQHGSGIGHGRLGANKVLHNRPVVTAAAST
- the LOC100783291 gene encoding WAT1-related protein At3g02690, chloroplastic; amino-acid sequence: MASWWCSSPSATLTVSTTTTRHFSLLSHTSQFRIQTLTFPPSSFTRFTTAPPSLRFRVPCSNKTAFETELPEDGVDCVGTGQDVECLVNTEEKQSEPSSSSSSSSSSSSMLCLAEALWEGAVLVSPFFFWGTAMVAMKEVLPKCGPFFVSAFRLIPAGFLLVAFAASRGRTLPSGFNAWLSITLFALVDAACFQGFLAEGLQRTSAGLGSVIIDSQPLTVAVLAALLFGESIGVVGAAGLVLGVIGLVLLELPALSFDESNFSLWGSGEWWMLLAAQSMAIGTVMVRWVSKYSDPVMATGWHMVIGGLPLVLFAVLNNDPAVSLSLKEYSSTDILALLYTSIFGSAVSYGVFFYSATKGSLTKLSSLTFLTPMFASIFGFLYLGETFSPVQLVGALVTVAGIYMVNFRSTSE